One Paenibacillus sp. SYP-B4298 genomic window, ATACCCGGCAGCGTCAGTGTTGCGCCCATCAGGTTGAACCCGAGCAGCAGCAGCCAGATGTACGTAATCAGGGAGATGCTGGAGATCAGTCCCGGCAGCCGGTAGAAGATCAGCATGAAGATCAGGACAAGCGCTGTGCCCAGAGCCCCGGCAAACACCGTCTGCTGGAGCGACAGTTGACCCAAGGTAGCGCCAACGCTCTGCGTGTACTTCTCCGTCAGCTTGAGCGGCAATGCGCCCAGGTTGATTGTGTCGGCCACCTTCTTCGCTTCCTCGCGGGTGTAGTTGCCTGTAATCGACGCCTTGGTATCGTTAATCTCGAACGAAACACGCGGCTCGGACAGCACATTCTCATCCAGGAAGATCGCCAGTCTGTTGCTGCCCTCAGGCAGCTTGGCCAGCTCGCGTGTCACTTCAGCGAACTTGCTCGCACTGTTCAGCGTGATGGAGATCTCCCAGCCGCCCAGTTGGTTCTGGTAGATGGTTGCTCCGCCTTCCTTGAAGTCGCTGCCGATCAGCTCGACCTTACAGTATTCCTGGCCCTGCTCACAGCCGCGCATACTGCGGAAGGTCAGCTCGGCTGGCTTCTTCAGCACATCGCGTACAACCGCTTCGTCTGTAACGCCTGCAATCTTGACGCGAATCCGGTTTGTTCCCTCAGGCGTAATCTCCGGCTCGGCAACGCCCGTCGCGTTGGCCCGCTGCTCCAGACTGCGCGCGGTTTCCCGTAGCGCATCCTGCGTCACCTCACCCCCAGGAGTAAGAGGCTCCGCTTCATACAAAATCTCAAAACCGCCCTTCAGGTCAAGTCCAAGCTTCACCTTCTGGACCAGAGCCGGGCTGGTCGCCGCGATGACACCAAAGGTGGCGACGACAATCAGCAGTAACGCAAGCAATCTTTTCATAACGCCCTAATCCCCCTTAAAAAATCTCAATATTCCTATTATAGCGATGCAAGAAAAACGAGTCAAAAAAAAGAACCCTTTTCTTCAGAAGTGGGTTCCACGCAAAGCGCTAAGTGTCATGAAATTCATAAACTTGGTGACCTTGAGCGACAAAATATCGTTAACGATCTGATGCAGCGCGGGCGTTCCTTGCTTATGATACTTGCTCCTGACACACTCCCAAATCTCTATTGCCGTCACGTGCTCGTAGCCGACCAGATGAAACTCCTCCGCCTTGCTCTCGCACAGCGGCTTGATCCAGTCGTCCCAATCCTCGTCTGTCAACGCACGCTCCTCCTCACCTGCTTCTTTAAGCTGAATAATAATACTTTCGCCATCTCTTGTGCAATCTCCTGCCTGGATGCAAATGA contains:
- the secD gene encoding protein translocase subunit SecD, with protein sequence MKRLLALLLIVVATFGVIAATSPALVQKVKLGLDLKGGFEILYEAEPLTPGGEVTQDALRETARSLEQRANATGVAEPEITPEGTNRIRVKIAGVTDEAVVRDVLKKPAELTFRSMRGCEQGQEYCKVELIGSDFKEGGATIYQNQLGGWEISITLNSASKFAEVTRELAKLPEGSNRLAIFLDENVLSEPRVSFEINDTKASITGNYTREEAKKVADTINLGALPLKLTEKYTQSVGATLGQLSLQQTVFAGALGTALVLIFMLIFYRLPGLISSISLITYIWLLLLGFNLMGATLTLPGIAAFILGIGMAVDANIITFERIKEEMRSGKSLLSSLKAGSKNSLRTIIDANLTTIIAGAVLFFIGTGSVKGFAVILIMSIIVSVITNVLYSRLLLYLLIRSGLLNKPSYFGVKESDIRAL
- a CDS encoding post-transcriptional regulator — its product is MTDEDWDDWIKPLCESKAEEFHLVGYEHVTAIEIWECVRSKYHKQGTPALHQIVNDILSLKVTKFMNFMTLSALRGTHF